The Bacillus sp. Y1 genome has a window encoding:
- a CDS encoding alcohol dehydrogenase catalytic domain-containing protein, with amino-acid sequence MKAVTYQGLLHVEVKNVPDPVIQLPDDIIVRVTASSICGSDLHLYHGMIPSLEKDYVIGHEAVGIVEELGREVTGIKKGDKVVIPFNIACGHCFYCENGLESQCDLANKEEKPEAGAMFGCSRLYGDYSGSQAEWLRVPFANFTRFRVPDDNELQDDALVLLADALPTAYWGVVNADVKPGDTVIVIGSGPIGLLTQKIAWLKGAKRVIAIDQIPYRLEHARRTNGVEVFNLEEIHELTDLLLEITKGGADVVIDCVGASGKMTPVEFAETALFLQGGGLTAIKMASQVVRKGGVVQLVGVYGLRYNGFPLGDFFARNITLKMGFAPAIRNTQFLYELVNKEKIKVNDIITHHIPLVNGEKAYKLFNKRKENCLKIILKP; translated from the coding sequence TTGAAGGCTGTTACTTATCAAGGGTTATTACATGTAGAAGTGAAAAATGTACCTGATCCAGTCATTCAGCTTCCAGATGACATCATTGTACGAGTCACTGCATCTTCGATCTGTGGTTCAGATCTGCATTTATACCATGGAATGATTCCAAGCCTTGAAAAGGATTATGTTATTGGACATGAAGCAGTAGGAATCGTTGAAGAGCTTGGGAGAGAAGTAACCGGAATAAAAAAAGGTGATAAGGTGGTAATCCCTTTTAATATTGCTTGTGGGCATTGTTTTTACTGTGAAAATGGTCTGGAAAGCCAGTGTGATCTCGCGAATAAAGAGGAAAAGCCAGAAGCTGGTGCCATGTTTGGTTGTTCACGTCTGTACGGAGATTATTCTGGAAGCCAAGCAGAATGGTTAAGAGTTCCGTTTGCAAATTTTACTCGGTTTAGAGTACCTGATGACAATGAGTTACAAGATGATGCTTTAGTTCTCCTAGCTGATGCACTCCCAACTGCCTACTGGGGAGTAGTGAATGCAGATGTAAAGCCTGGTGATACGGTTATAGTAATCGGAAGCGGTCCGATAGGGTTGTTAACACAGAAGATTGCTTGGCTAAAGGGAGCGAAACGAGTTATTGCCATTGACCAAATTCCTTATCGATTGGAACATGCAAGGAGAACCAATGGGGTAGAAGTATTCAATCTTGAGGAGATACATGAGCTAACCGACCTTTTGTTAGAGATAACTAAAGGGGGAGCAGATGTTGTCATTGATTGTGTTGGAGCAAGTGGTAAAATGACACCGGTTGAATTTGCTGAAACAGCACTTTTTCTACAAGGGGGCGGCCTTACTGCTATTAAGATGGCGAGCCAAGTAGTAAGAAAAGGGGGAGTTGTTCAACTTGTTGGGGTGTATGGTCTCAGGTATAATGGGTTTCCTTTGGGGGATTTTTTTGCAAGAAATATTACATTAAAAATGGGCTTTGCCCCCGCAATACGTAATACGCAATTCCTATATGAGCTAGTGAATAAAGAAAAAATAAAGGTTAATGATATTATCACCCATCACATACCTTTAGTTAATGGTGAAAAAGCGTATAAATTATTTAATAAAAGGAAAGAAAATTGCTTGAAAATTATATTAAAACCGTAA
- a CDS encoding protein-glutamine gamma-glutamyltransferase: MIIVAGMNVEIPPFQLSSKQAEIFHYLKNSSEVHSYVHNKELLFELMLRENMINSAIALNESEVEFSIFQTSKFNSMYWLKTSRGYMLKPNVLPSDAIKDIFHNGTEYGFECSTAIVVIFYYAVLQSIDERSFNGLFNHLLIWDWSYDEDLGIITKVGSDFIPGDVMYFFNPDYDNPVWIGENVVFLGEDKYFGHGIGIGTAEETIKALNTLRKTGATKSAHLIHQHSRLNYNYLSQFSKQI, from the coding sequence GTGATTATCGTTGCGGGAATGAATGTAGAGATACCCCCTTTTCAGTTATCCAGCAAACAAGCAGAAATTTTTCACTACTTAAAGAACAGTAGTGAAGTGCATAGTTATGTTCATAATAAAGAGCTTTTGTTTGAATTGATGTTACGAGAAAACATGATAAATAGTGCCATTGCATTGAACGAAAGTGAAGTAGAATTTTCTATATTTCAAACATCAAAGTTCAACTCCATGTATTGGTTGAAAACATCAAGAGGTTATATGCTTAAGCCAAATGTATTGCCCTCCGATGCGATAAAAGATATTTTTCATAATGGGACAGAGTACGGTTTTGAATGTTCGACGGCCATTGTTGTAATATTTTATTATGCTGTTCTTCAATCCATTGACGAGAGATCTTTTAATGGGCTTTTTAATCATCTTCTCATTTGGGATTGGAGCTATGATGAGGACCTAGGAATTATTACAAAAGTCGGCTCGGATTTTATTCCGGGGGATGTAATGTATTTTTTTAATCCAGATTATGATAATCCGGTTTGGATAGGAGAAAATGTTGTATTTTTAGGTGAAGATAAATATTTTGGTCATGGAATTGGAATTGGTACAGCGGAAGAAACGATTAAAGCCCTAAATACATTGCGAAAAACAGGTGCCACGAAATCTGCTCACTTAATACACCAGCATAGTCGTTTAAATTATAATTATTTATCACAGTTTTCTAAGCAGATATAA
- the ytvI gene encoding sporulation integral membrane protein YtvI, whose amino-acid sequence MLKKLLIVIILCSVGFFLLPYSLPLVFALVTAIFLEGLVEFYKNKLRIARVHAVLASFLTYILGLVIIGYHFFTLIIQQTLRLSESTPTFVKDFYRSTLLPIMGSLERYLQTLPGEVLKSMENTIESSIASLDAFLQTMFETIISLLTAIPGFLIEFLVYLVALFLFSLELPRLKENIKRHLTEGSLKKASLVINQLTWAGVGFIKAQLFLSVITFVMAFTGLWILGVSNKTLLSLLIVIVDILPILGTGSVLVPWGIVAILQENQLLGVGLIILFGLITVIRRIIEPKVYSSSLGISPLASLVSLYIGFKLIGFLGLFLGPAIVIVYDTLKKANVIKVNYKI is encoded by the coding sequence ATGCTAAAAAAGCTTCTTATCGTTATTATCTTGTGCAGTGTTGGCTTTTTCTTACTGCCGTATAGTTTGCCATTAGTTTTTGCTTTAGTTACAGCTATATTTTTAGAAGGATTAGTTGAGTTTTATAAAAATAAACTTAGGATTGCACGAGTGCATGCTGTATTAGCATCATTCTTAACGTACATATTAGGTTTAGTAATCATTGGCTATCACTTTTTTACTCTAATCATTCAACAAACTCTTCGTTTGTCAGAGAGCACTCCGACTTTTGTAAAGGATTTTTATCGGAGTACACTTTTACCAATAATGGGGAGCTTAGAAAGATATTTACAAACACTTCCAGGAGAAGTGTTGAAATCGATGGAAAACACAATAGAGTCAAGTATCGCATCCTTAGATGCCTTCTTACAAACTATGTTTGAAACCATCATATCTTTATTAACAGCTATTCCTGGTTTTTTAATTGAATTTTTAGTATACTTGGTTGCTTTATTCCTGTTTTCTTTAGAGCTACCTAGATTAAAAGAAAATATAAAAAGACATCTAACGGAGGGAAGTTTAAAGAAAGCATCCCTTGTTATTAACCAGCTTACATGGGCGGGGGTTGGGTTTATAAAGGCTCAGCTATTTTTAAGTGTAATTACCTTTGTGATGGCATTCACAGGATTATGGATTTTAGGGGTTTCAAATAAAACTCTTTTATCATTATTAATAGTCATTGTTGATATATTACCTATTTTGGGTACAGGATCTGTTTTAGTCCCTTGGGGAATTGTGGCAATTTTACAGGAAAATCAATTGCTAGGAGTAGGCTTAATTATTTTGTTCGGGTTAATCACAGTAATTAGAAGGATCATTGAGCCGAAGGTATATTCGAGCAGTCTCGGGATTTCTCCACTAGCATCTTTAGTAAGTCTGTATATAGGCTTTAAGCTTATTGGTTTTCTTGGATTATTTTTAGGCCCGGCTATCGTTATTGTTTACGATACATTAAAAAAGGCAAATGTTATTAAAGTAAACTATAAAATATAA
- a CDS encoding YjcZ family sporulation protein, producing MSETFGGYGGGFALLVVLFILLIIIGASWGYGFGY from the coding sequence ATGTCAGAAACATTTGGTGGATACGGCGGAGGTTTCGCTCTGTTAGTAGTATTATTTATCCTTTTAATTATCATTGGTGCTTCTTGGGGCTATGGTTTCGGTTATTAA
- a CDS encoding YjcZ family sporulation protein, whose translation MYGYPYGGCGYPAVGGVGYGGGFALIVVLFILLIIVGAACFKW comes from the coding sequence ATGTACGGATATCCTTACGGCGGTTGCGGTTATCCAGCAGTTGGTGGAGTTGGGTACGGTGGTGGCTTTGCGCTAATCGTTGTTCTTTTCATCCTATTAATCATCGTTGGTGCTGCTTGCTTTAAGTGGTAA
- a CDS encoding TatD family hydrolase, whose translation MRKIIDCHLHLDKYLDEEIHTMMETLDEVEMFISVSYDLESCKRNTYLSRTYPHVKTAFGFHPEQAIGSDKEMADLFQWVHSHFDEMIAVGEVGLPFYLRTSTTWDTSLEPYIELLEEWIKLASKKNLPISLHAIYDDVPTVCSMLERHSIEHAHFHWFKGADIDMDRIIQNGYFISLTPDLIYKEETRHIAKRFPLSQIMVETDGPWPFEGLFSGKMTHPNMIHQTIRQLSVLKAISVDKTYETMYVNTKQFFRL comes from the coding sequence ATGAGGAAAATAATAGACTGCCACTTACATCTAGATAAGTACCTAGATGAAGAGATTCATACGATGATGGAGACACTTGACGAAGTTGAAATGTTCATAAGCGTTTCCTATGACTTAGAATCCTGTAAAAGAAATACTTATCTTTCAAGGACATACCCTCATGTCAAAACAGCGTTTGGATTTCACCCTGAGCAAGCAATAGGTTCAGACAAAGAAATGGCAGACCTTTTTCAATGGGTACACTCACATTTCGATGAGATGATAGCGGTTGGAGAGGTTGGTCTTCCCTTTTATTTACGGACTTCAACTACCTGGGACACCTCTTTAGAACCATATATTGAACTACTTGAAGAGTGGATAAAATTGGCTAGTAAGAAAAACCTACCAATTTCGCTTCATGCCATTTATGATGACGTGCCAACCGTTTGTTCTATGTTGGAAAGACATAGTATTGAACATGCGCATTTCCACTGGTTTAAAGGAGCAGACATTGATATGGATAGAATCATTCAGAACGGATACTTCATCTCGCTTACTCCTGACCTTATTTATAAAGAAGAAACTCGACATATCGCCAAGCGTTTTCCCCTTTCACAGATTATGGTGGAAACAGACGGTCCCTGGCCCTTTGAAGGACTCTTTAGTGGCAAAATGACGCATCCTAATATGATTCATCAAACAATAAGACAGCTTTCTGTTTTGAAAGCTATCTCAGTGGATAAGACATATGAAACAATGTATGTAAATACAAAACAATTCTTTCGTTTATAA
- a CDS encoding ABC transporter ATP-binding protein, giving the protein MEHLELQNVSFSYRDKQILHDLNLFIKNGEFVTILGPSGSGKSTIFQLIGGLEAPHAGSIILEGNDITGNRGHISYMPQTPSLLPWRTIIQNVVLGQELKAKKDYETAMEMLRKAGLLEYRNAFPHELSGGMKQRVAFLRALLSPQPIICLDEPFSALDELTRQEMQLWLLSIWDQYKKTIIFVTHNIEEALFLSDRILVLSDKPARIKQEVVVPFSRPRNEEMMFSGEFLRYKKMIHDFLKEKVDQK; this is encoded by the coding sequence GTGGAGCATCTTGAATTACAAAATGTGTCTTTTTCTTATCGAGATAAACAAATTTTACATGATCTCAACCTCTTTATTAAGAACGGGGAGTTCGTAACGATTCTTGGTCCCTCCGGAAGTGGGAAAAGTACGATTTTCCAGTTAATCGGTGGCCTGGAGGCTCCACATGCAGGGTCCATTATACTTGAAGGAAATGACATTACAGGTAACAGAGGACATATTAGTTATATGCCCCAAACCCCTTCCTTACTACCTTGGAGAACAATCATTCAAAATGTCGTTCTTGGCCAAGAACTGAAAGCTAAAAAGGATTACGAAACGGCTATGGAGATGCTGCGGAAAGCGGGGCTACTGGAGTATAGAAATGCTTTTCCTCACGAACTTTCAGGAGGTATGAAGCAAAGGGTTGCATTTTTACGGGCACTGTTAAGTCCCCAGCCCATCATATGTTTAGATGAGCCATTTTCAGCTTTAGACGAGTTAACTCGTCAGGAAATGCAGTTATGGCTACTTTCGATTTGGGATCAGTATAAAAAAACAATTATTTTTGTTACCCATAATATAGAGGAGGCACTCTTTCTTTCCGACCGAATACTCGTATTATCCGATAAACCTGCAAGAATCAAACAAGAGGTTGTTGTTCCCTTCTCGAGACCAAGAAACGAGGAAATGATGTTCTCCGGAGAATTTCTTCGTTACAAAAAAATGATTCATGATTTTTTAAAAGAAAAGGTTGATCAAAAATGA
- a CDS encoding ABC transporter permease, which produces MIKKLQKGWRPIFVLLLLFIGWEFTARMTQVPSWLLPTPSQIFNELINGWSSVSVHLTSTIQLIFLGFVSGVTVGLLTAFILHNIPFLKESLYPLLILSQNIPIIVLAPLLVIWFGFGLLPKLIVITLVCFFPITISAMDGFRQVAPELFHYMQMAGATKRQLFWKLEFPFALPSIFSGLKISATYSVMGAVISEWLGSENGIGVYMTLSSSSFRTDRVFVAIFLIMALSLLFFIMINWLERFIIRWKAEGKNRGAS; this is translated from the coding sequence ATGATAAAAAAACTACAAAAAGGGTGGAGACCAATTTTTGTTCTCCTCCTTTTATTCATTGGATGGGAATTCACCGCAAGAATGACTCAAGTTCCATCTTGGCTGCTCCCAACTCCATCACAAATTTTTAACGAACTCATAAATGGTTGGAGCAGTGTCTCTGTACATCTTACATCCACCATACAGCTTATTTTTCTAGGCTTTGTTTCTGGAGTTACCGTAGGTCTGTTAACTGCTTTTATTTTACATAATATCCCTTTTTTGAAAGAATCTTTATATCCGCTTCTCATTTTATCGCAAAATATACCCATTATCGTACTTGCTCCACTTCTTGTTATATGGTTTGGCTTCGGCCTATTACCAAAATTAATTGTTATCACTCTGGTTTGTTTCTTTCCAATTACGATTTCAGCCATGGATGGATTTCGCCAGGTTGCTCCAGAGCTCTTCCATTATATGCAAATGGCAGGAGCAACAAAACGACAGTTATTTTGGAAACTCGAGTTTCCGTTTGCCCTTCCCTCGATCTTTTCAGGGCTGAAAATTTCAGCGACATACAGTGTCATGGGAGCGGTTATATCTGAATGGTTAGGATCAGAAAATGGTATTGGAGTCTATATGACACTCTCTTCCTCATCGTTTCGAACAGATCGCGTGTTTGTTGCCATATTTCTCATTATGGCATTAAGTTTGTTATTTTTTATCATGATTAATTGGTTGGAGAGATTTATTATTCGTTGGAAAGCTGAGGGAAAAAATCGTGGAGCATCTTGA
- a CDS encoding thiamine-binding protein, with product MANALVSIQIIPKTKNGENVIPYVDEAIAIIDASGVKYEVHPLETTMEGDLQELFAVISKMNEKMIEMGSSNVISQVKILYQPSGIKMDTLTEKYRS from the coding sequence ATGGCAAACGCGCTTGTTAGTATACAAATTATCCCTAAGACAAAAAACGGTGAAAATGTGATACCTTACGTAGATGAAGCAATAGCCATTATTGATGCGTCAGGAGTAAAGTATGAGGTTCATCCCTTGGAAACAACTATGGAGGGTGATCTTCAGGAACTTTTTGCAGTGATTTCAAAAATGAATGAAAAGATGATTGAAATGGGAAGCAGCAATGTTATTTCACAGGTGAAGATTCTTTATCAACCATCAGGAATAAAAATGGATACACTTACGGAGAAATATCGTTCATGA
- a CDS encoding ABC transporter substrate-binding protein, with amino-acid sequence MKKWIAAFAASVLLAGCSGTNEQQTEQEESSADLKKVTVVLDWTPNTNHTGLYVAKEKGFFEEEGLDVTIQMPGEAGADQLVASEKADFGVGYQEGITQARVQGVPLVSIAAVIQHNTSGFASPASKNIQSPKDFEGKTYGGWGSPVEESVIDSLMKQEQADVEKVNIVNIGDADFFTAVERDIDFAWIYYGWTGVEAELRGDDINMVYLTDYSEKLDYYTPVLTTSENKINNDPETVKAFVKAASKGYEFAIDNPSDAADVLIKAAPELDAELVKKSQEWLATKYQDDADQWGEQRLEVWENYASWMLENGLLESELDAEKAFTNEFLPQ; translated from the coding sequence ATGAAAAAGTGGATAGCTGCATTTGCAGCTTCTGTATTACTCGCAGGATGTTCAGGAACAAATGAACAACAAACAGAACAGGAGGAATCAAGCGCTGACTTAAAAAAAGTGACTGTAGTTCTTGATTGGACTCCAAACACAAATCACACAGGGCTATATGTTGCAAAAGAAAAAGGCTTTTTTGAAGAGGAAGGTCTTGATGTGACCATTCAGATGCCTGGAGAGGCTGGTGCTGACCAACTTGTTGCTTCTGAGAAAGCAGACTTTGGTGTAGGTTATCAAGAGGGCATTACACAGGCTAGAGTCCAAGGGGTACCGCTTGTTTCTATAGCTGCGGTCATTCAACACAACACATCTGGTTTCGCATCACCGGCATCTAAAAATATTCAATCTCCTAAGGATTTTGAAGGAAAAACATATGGTGGTTGGGGTTCACCTGTTGAAGAATCCGTCATTGACTCACTTATGAAGCAGGAACAAGCAGATGTAGAAAAGGTAAATATTGTAAACATAGGCGATGCGGACTTCTTTACCGCTGTTGAACGTGATATTGACTTTGCATGGATATACTACGGTTGGACAGGCGTGGAAGCGGAATTACGAGGAGACGACATAAATATGGTCTATCTAACCGATTACTCCGAAAAGCTAGACTACTATACACCTGTGTTAACAACTAGTGAAAATAAGATTAACAACGATCCAGAAACAGTAAAAGCTTTTGTTAAAGCAGCTTCAAAAGGCTATGAATTTGCTATCGACAATCCTTCCGATGCGGCGGACGTCCTAATCAAAGCTGCTCCTGAGCTTGACGCAGAACTTGTTAAGAAAAGTCAGGAATGGCTTGCTACCAAATATCAAGACGATGCAGACCAATGGGGTGAGCAACGTTTAGAAGTATGGGAAAACTATGCTTCTTGGATGCTTGAAAATGGGTTACTAGAATCAGAGTTAGATGCAGAAAAAGCCTTTACAAATGAATTTTTACCACAATAG
- a CDS encoding peptide chain release factor 3, which translates to MAKNFKDDVQSRRTFAIISHPDAGKTTLTEKLLLFGGAIRDAGTVKGKKTGKFATSDWMEIEKQRGISVTSSVMQFDYNDCRVNILDTPGHQDFSEDTYRTLTAVDSAVMIIDSAKGIEEQTLKLFKVCRMRGIPIFTFINKLDRQGKSPLELLAELEEVMGIESYPMNWPIGMGKEFLGIYDRFYKRIEQFRVEEEERFITLNEDGEIEGDHRLKQYSLYDQTLEEIMLLNEAGNEFSRERIANGELTPVFFGSALANFGVQTFLETYLQFAPAPQARESTEGKIDPLSEDFSGFIFKIQANMNPAHRDRIAFLRVCSGKFERGMTVNIPRLGKSMKLSQSTQFMADDRNTVDEAVSGDIIGLYDPGTYQIGDTLTVGKNNFQYEKLPQFTPELFVRVSAKNVMKQKSFHKGIQQLVQEGAIQLFRTVRTDDYLLGAVGQLQFEVFEHRMRNEYNAEVLMERLGSKIVRWVENEEINENLSSSRSLLVKDRYDKKVFLFENDFALRWFQEKNPDITLYNPMDDYQ; encoded by the coding sequence ATGGCAAAAAATTTTAAAGATGATGTACAATCGCGTCGCACATTTGCGATCATTTCCCACCCGGATGCTGGGAAAACAACATTAACAGAAAAGTTATTGTTATTTGGTGGAGCGATTCGTGATGCGGGAACTGTAAAAGGAAAGAAAACGGGTAAGTTTGCAACGAGCGATTGGATGGAAATTGAAAAACAACGTGGTATTTCCGTTACGTCGAGTGTAATGCAATTTGATTATAATGACTGTCGAGTGAATATTCTTGATACACCAGGTCACCAAGACTTCAGTGAAGATACGTATCGTACTCTTACAGCTGTTGATAGTGCGGTCATGATTATCGATTCAGCAAAAGGGATTGAGGAGCAGACCTTAAAGCTATTTAAAGTGTGTCGAATGAGAGGTATTCCGATTTTTACCTTTATCAATAAGCTTGATCGTCAGGGGAAATCTCCATTAGAACTTTTAGCTGAGTTAGAAGAGGTTATGGGGATAGAATCATATCCGATGAACTGGCCGATCGGAATGGGGAAAGAATTTCTCGGTATATATGACCGTTTCTACAAGCGAATTGAACAATTCCGTGTGGAAGAGGAAGAACGATTTATTACATTAAATGAAGATGGAGAAATAGAAGGAGATCATAGACTAAAGCAATACTCCTTATATGACCAAACGTTGGAGGAAATTATGCTATTAAATGAAGCGGGAAATGAATTTTCTCGTGAAAGAATAGCAAATGGGGAACTAACACCTGTATTCTTTGGTAGCGCCTTAGCGAACTTTGGTGTTCAGACATTTCTAGAAACCTATCTTCAATTTGCACCTGCACCTCAAGCTCGGGAATCTACAGAAGGGAAAATTGATCCACTATCAGAGGATTTTTCAGGCTTTATTTTTAAGATTCAAGCAAATATGAATCCTGCTCACAGGGACAGAATTGCCTTTTTACGTGTATGTTCAGGGAAATTTGAAAGAGGGATGACAGTCAATATTCCACGCTTAGGAAAGTCAATGAAGCTTTCTCAATCAACACAGTTTATGGCTGATGACAGAAACACGGTTGATGAAGCGGTTAGTGGAGATATTATTGGTTTGTACGATCCAGGTACGTATCAAATTGGAGATACATTGACAGTTGGAAAAAACAACTTTCAATACGAAAAGCTTCCTCAATTTACTCCTGAACTCTTTGTTCGGGTTTCTGCTAAAAACGTAATGAAGCAGAAGTCTTTTCATAAAGGAATTCAGCAACTCGTTCAGGAAGGTGCCATTCAGCTCTTCCGTACGGTTCGAACAGATGATTATTTGTTAGGGGCCGTTGGTCAACTCCAATTTGAGGTGTTTGAGCATCGGATGAGAAACGAGTACAACGCAGAAGTATTAATGGAAAGATTAGGTTCAAAAATTGTCCGTTGGGTTGAAAATGAAGAAATTAATGAAAATCTTTCTAGCAGTCGAAGCCTATTAGTAAAGGATCGCTACGATAAGAAAGTATTTCTTTTCGAAAACGATTTTGCTCTTCGCTGGTTCCAAGAAAAAAATCCAGACATAACACTTTATAATCCTATGGATGATTACCAATAA
- a CDS encoding EAL domain-containing protein, translated as MKKCTECGVSYKIDTSGYLFIEGMNNESTFTEYEYSSFQELEDYLKTLTIDLKNRPEVKAALSSERVKPILLTSLPVLLERVKNRDIVRVIQTGELIGHIQPIIDLQNNQLFAFESLLRTNGMNQMPPGQLFHVAEKTGLLSMLDQRAREVAIQTRRKYIKKGIKSFINFLPSTIYNPEFCLQHTFHLVNKYGIDPSDLVFEVVETEKIEDVEHLQKVFITYKKQGMKVALDDVGSGFSTIDMLELLHPDYVKIDRSYIDHCDQDRQKQKFLREVQQVAQDLNIEVLAEGIERMEELELCRDLGMNLAQGYFIGKPKAGDQYINLQL; from the coding sequence ATGAAAAAATGTACCGAATGCGGAGTTAGTTACAAAATTGATACCTCAGGGTACTTATTTATCGAGGGAATGAATAATGAGAGTACTTTTACTGAGTATGAATACTCTTCGTTTCAAGAATTAGAAGACTATTTAAAAACACTGACTATAGATCTGAAAAATCGTCCGGAAGTAAAAGCAGCTTTATCGAGTGAAAGGGTAAAACCAATATTATTGACGTCTTTACCTGTTTTATTAGAGAGAGTAAAAAATCGGGATATTGTTCGAGTAATTCAAACTGGGGAGTTAATTGGACATATACAACCAATCATCGATTTACAGAACAACCAATTATTTGCATTTGAATCTCTTTTACGTACCAATGGCATGAACCAAATGCCACCAGGACAGCTATTTCATGTGGCAGAAAAAACAGGGCTACTATCGATGCTCGACCAAAGGGCAAGAGAGGTGGCCATACAGACTCGTAGAAAGTATATAAAAAAAGGGATCAAAAGCTTTATTAATTTTTTGCCATCGACCATTTATAATCCGGAATTTTGTCTACAACATACCTTTCATCTAGTTAATAAATATGGAATTGATCCATCAGATTTAGTGTTTGAGGTTGTAGAGACAGAGAAAATCGAAGATGTTGAACATTTGCAAAAGGTGTTTATCACTTATAAAAAACAGGGGATGAAGGTGGCCCTTGATGATGTAGGCTCAGGCTTTTCTACAATAGACATGCTAGAACTGCTACATCCCGATTATGTAAAAATTGACCGAAGCTATATTGACCACTGCGATCAGGATAGGCAGAAACAAAAGTTTTTAAGGGAAGTTCAACAAGTTGCACAAGATCTAAATATTGAAGTTCTGGCAGAAGGAATTGAAAGAATGGAAGAACTAGAGTTGTGTAGAGACCTCGGGATGAATCTAGCTCAAGGGTATTTTATTGGAAAACCAAAAGCAGGGGATCAATATATAAATCTACAACTATAA